Below is a genomic region from Sutterella megalosphaeroides.
GCCGTCTATCTGCACGGGCTTTCGGCCGAAGGGCGTTTTGCGGGGTTCCTCGCGGGCGACATCGCCCCCGCGGCCGCCCGCATCCTTGAGAAGATGCGCGGCGAACGCGTGCGTCGCTTCTGACCTCTTCTGACGTTCCGACGCCGGCTCCGCCCGCGAATCGGAACACCTTGACGAAAAGCGCCCTTGCGGGCGCTTTTCTGCTTTTCAGGGTTTGGGTTCAAGTGCGAGCCTGCGTTGCAAGAGCCCGAAGCACTTTTCGACCCCGTCCGTTTCGGCGGACGACGCTTGAAATCGGTCGGATCGGTCTGTCGAATGTAACAAAATTTGTCTTTTGTGGGCGATTTATCCTAGGCATTATCCCTTAGGCACTTTAGGAATAAGGGATTTGTCGGATTTGCCCTGAAATTTCCATCCTACAGCCTGTTACAGGTTTCATATCTCGGAAAACCCTAAGAGGGGGACCCTCGGCTATAGTGAACCCACGGCGCGATGTTGGGTGAATGCAGCGCGTCGTGTTTCTCCTGATAAGGTTGAAAGAAAAATTGAGGGTTGGCCTCGCGAGCGCTGGGAAACGTTCGCGAGGTTTTTTTTCGTCCGAAATCGGGCGACCTCCCGTCCGAAAGGAGAAGCCTGCAAGGTCGGACGGTCAGACGACCCCGGCCTCGACGTCGCTTTTCGCCTCGGGCGCCGCTTCTTTTTGCACCTCGGGCCACGCATCGAGTCGGGCGACCTCCGAGCAGAAGGTGCGGCGCACTTCGCTTGCAAACCAGTTGAGGACCGGATCCGAAACCCGCGGGCGGCAGCGTACGAACACGGGTTCGATCACGCTTCCTTCGACCCGCCCGAGAATCGCCGCGCGTCCTTCGAGCATCAGGCGTCTCGCCCACGAAAAGGGGAGCGTTGCGCGCAACACGTTGGCGCCGAGCATCGCAAGCGCCGTCGAAAGGTTCGCGCACGCGAGAGCGGGCCCTTCCTCACCCGATCCTTCGCCTCCGGGCGCCTCCCTCTTTTCCTCGTCCTTTACGTCCGTCACGCCCGCAACGCACACGCGCCGGCACCCCCGAAGGTCGGATTCCTCAAGCACGCGCACGCGCGCCTCTTCCGCGAGCGGATGCGCGCACCCCGTCACGTGCACGAGCGCGTCGCGCCCGATCACGTCGACCGATGCCTCGTCCGCTCCCTTCGCCGGCAAAGCGCCGAGCGCATCGCGCGTGCCGAACGCCAGGTCGATCCGGTTAGAGAGGAGCGCCGCTTCCAGGTCGTCTCCGAAGGCCGAAAGTTCGAGCGAAAGATTCGGGGCTTTCGCAAGGACGTGTGCGAGCGCCGTGTCGAGGTACGTGAAGTCGAGTTCGCTCCGCGCACCGATGCGGATCGTTTTGGCGATGCTCCCGGGCTCGGGAACCGCGCAGACGAAAAGCTTCCCGTAGCTCGCAAGCATCCCCGCGATCGGAACGTAGAGTTCCATCGCGCGGGTCGTGGGGGTCATGCCGTGGGCGCCCCGCAGGAAAAGGTCCTCGCCGAAGACCTGACGCAGTTTGGCAAGCAAGCGGCTCGCAGCCGGAATACTCACGTTCAATTCCTTGGCGGCGAGCGACAGGCTGCCGCAATCGCACAGGGCTTTGAAAAGCCGCATCATGTCGATGTCGAGGTTCGGGGACGTCATGGCGTGATTCGATAAACGCGTGGAAAAATTCTGCCCCAAGGATACGGGATCGGCTCGACGACCGACAAACCTCTCGCCGCAACCGACGGCCTGCGGTAGGATGAGCACGTTCCCGTTTCTCACTTTTCCGGAGAATTCAGATCATGGCCCCCTGGCCTTTTCTTCGCATCGCCGCGCACCGCGGCTCGGGCACGATGGCTCCCGAGAACACGCTCGAAGGTTTCCGTACGGGCCTTCGTTACGGTTTCAAAGCCATGGAAACGGACGCCATGCTCGCCAAGGACGGCGTTCCCGTTCTGATGCATGACGAAAAGTTCGGCCGCACGATTCTCGACGACGATCGCTCCGTCCCCGAACTGACGAGCCTCGAAGTGCGCACGCTCGACGCGGGCCGCTGGTTTGCGCCGCAGTACGCGGGCGTGCCGCCCGCGGGGTTCGAGCAGGCCGTCCGGTGGTGCCGCGCGAACGACGTCTGGCTCAATATCGAAATCAAGCCCGCTGCGGGTGCGGAACTCGAAACGGGACGCGTCGTCGGTCGGCTGACGGCGGAACTCTACGCGGACCTCGTGCGCGAGGGCGGCGACCGACAGGAACGAATCAACCCGAAGGCGCCGCTTTTCAGCTCCTTCAAGCCCGACGCTCTGCGCGGAGCGCTTGAAACCGCGCCCGACATCCCGCGAGGCTTCCTCGTCGACAAGATCCCCGACAACTGGCGCGAACTCCTTGCGGAACTGCGCTGCGTGGCGCTTCACTGCAACCACAAGCGCATCACGCCCGAGTTCGTGCGCGAAGTGAAGGACCTCGGCTACTGGGTCTTCTGCTACACCGTGAACGACCCGAAGCGCGTCGAAGAGCTCTTCCGCTGGGGTGTGGACGGCCTCTGCACGGACCGGCTCGACCTCGTGCGCCCCTACGCCTGAGCAGCGCTGCGGGAAACGCCGCGGATACCGCCTCAAGAAACGCAAAACCCGAGGACGATCGTTGGATCGGCACCTCGGGTTCTCGAAAAAACGGAGCCTCGACCGCGCGTCGGGGCTCCGTTTTTTTCAAGGGGTCGCCCTTCGGGCCTCAGTCGACCGAGCGCTCGGCCGGGCCCGAATAGGAAGCGCCTCCCACGAAGCTTTCGTCGACGGGGACCTGAACGAGCGGCACGACCTCTTCGTACGCTTCGCCCGTCGCGCCCGAAATGATGCTTCGGAGACCCGACGAGTCGAAAATGCGCACGTGCTTCTGGTTCACTTCGATGAGGCCGTCGTGCGCGAAGCGCGAAAGCACGCGACTCACTGTTTCCAACTTCAGCCCGAGGAAGGAACCGATTTCGGCGCGCGTCATGCGAAGCACGAATTCGGAGCGCGAGTAGCCGCGCTGCTCGAAGCGCTGCGAAAGCGAAAGGAGGAAGTACGCGAGACGCTCTTCGGCGTGCATCGAGCCGAGAAGCAGCATGTGGTTGTTCTGACGGACGACTTCGCGCGCGAGCGTCTTCATGAGGTGCGAGCCGACCGCGTGCACCGCGACCGCACACTCTTCGATGCGGGCGTAGGGAATCACGCAGACTTCGGTGTCTTCGAGCGCGATCAGATCCATCGTGTGCACGGCGTTCGGGATGCCGTCGATCCCGAGCATGTCGCCCGCCATGTAAAAGGCCGAAACCTGTTCGCGGCCGTCGCTGCCCATCACGACCCCTTTCACGAAGCCGAGACGCACGACGTAAAGCGCGCGGAACCGGTCGCCCGCGCGGTAGAGGGGGGCGCCGCGCTTGACGCGGCGGCGCTCGGAGACGAGATCCTCGAGCCGTTCGACCTCTTTGAGCGTCAGGCCGATCGGCAGGCAGGAATCGCGCATGTTGCAGTTGGAACAGGTGACGCGAAGCGTGGACAAGCTGATCACGAACTATTCTCCTCTTCGTCCCGGACGGGACGGGATCGACTTCGCGGGCACCGGGCGCCCGTCGGTCTTCGGGGGTGCTCGTCGGGGGATCACCCCCCGGGCACGTTCGCCCTCAAAGCTTTCGCGGAGTACGGCGGCCTGCTAATGTTGAAATAATATGCGGCGCATACAATGCCGACCGTCGGGATGCGGGTTTCGGACACCTGTCCCGGACCCCTATACCAGCGAGCGGCAGTCACATACCCCTGTGCCTTGATACGAATCAAGGAAGCGGCACGCTTGGGTCGAATAATATCAGCATCCTTAACTTAAGTCATAGCCTCAAAGGAATAAAACAATGACGACTCCGGAAACGAGCGGCGTTGAACTGCCGGAAATGGACCTGTTGCGCAAATTCGACGTACCGGCCCCCCGCTACACGTCCTACCCCACGGCCGACCGGTTCAATGCGTCCTTTGGCGTTGAAGACTACGAGCGCGCGCTTGCGGGCCGCGCCGATGAAAAGCACCCCGCCGACCTTTCCCTCTACGTTCACGTTCCCTTCTGCAACGACGTCTGCTACTACTGCGGCTGCAACAAGATCGTGACGCGCGACCACGGTCGCAGCGCCGAATACATCGAAACGATCGGCCGCGAAGCCGACCTCGTGAAAGAACACATCACGGGCCCGCAGGAGCTCGCGCAGCTCCATTTCGGCGGCGGCACGCCGACGTTCCTCACGAACGACGAGCTCGCGCACATGATGGAAACGCTCACGAAGCGCTTCCCCTTGGCCGCGCGCGGCGAATTCTCGATCGAAGTCGACCCGCGCACCTGCCCGCCCGAAAAGGTGAAAAAGCTCCGCGAACTCGGCCTCAACCGCATGTCCTGCGGCGTTCAGGACTTCAACCCCGACGTGCAGAAGGCGATCAACCGCATCCAGCCCTTCGAAGAAACGAAGGCCACGATCGACGCGGCCCGCGAGTGCGGGTTCGAGTCCGTCAACATGGACTTGATCTACGGGCTCCCCAAGCAGACGCGCGCCACGTTCTCCGAAACGATCGACAAGGTGCTTGAGCTCTCGCCCGACCGCATCGCGCTCTACCACTACGCGCACCTGCCGAACCACTTCAAGGCGCAGCGCCGCATTCTGCCCGCGGACCTTCCCGACACGGTCGAAAAGGTCCACATCATGTTCGACGCGATCACGCGTCTCACGCAGAACGGCTACCGCTACATCGGCATGGACCACTTCGCGAAGGAAGACGACGAACTCTCGCGCGCCCAGATCGAAGGGACCCTGCAGCGCAACTTCCAGGGCTACTCCACGATGGCCGAATGCGACATGGTCGCGCTCGGCGTCTCGAGCATCTCGAAGATCGGCCGCGCCTACGCCTGCAACCCGCGCGAACTCGACGACTACTACGCCGCGATCCGCGAAGGGCGTCTCGCCACGAACCGCGGCTACTGGCTCAACGACGACGACGATCTTCGCCGCTACGTGATCATGCAGATCATGTGCAACTTCGAACTGAAGAAGAAGGACGTCGAAGAGCGCTTCGGCATCAAGTTCGACGAAACCTTCGCCTACGAATGGTCGAAGATGAAGCCCTACGTAAAGCACGGCCTCGTCGAGCTTTACGAAGACCGCCTCGTCGTTTCCGCCAAGGGCAAGATCTTCGTGCGCGCCGTGGCGATGCAGTTCGACCGCTACCTGCGCGAATCCGATCGCGCGGGCGGCTACTCGCGCATCGCCTGATCGCGTCCCGAACGCTTGACGCCGGGGCTTTCGCCAAGCCCCGGCCCGACACCCGAGACCCGCCTTCCGAAAGGAGCGGGTCTTTGCGTTCGGAGAAGAAGCGGGCTCGAAGCGGCGCGTTCCGCAACGGCCCGCCGCGACCGCTTTGCTAAAATGTGTCGCTTCGAACAAGCTTTCCACGGGCGTACCGATCCCCGGACGGGCACGTAACCCTTCGGCCTTCGGGACCCTCGAATTCCAAACATATTTAGATCTCTTATGAAAGTCGCTGACATTCGACGGACCTTTCTGAAGTTTTACGAAAGCAAGGGTCATACGATCGTTCATTCGAGTCCGGTCGTCCCCGGAAACGACCCCACGCTCCTTTTCACGAACGCGGGCATGAACCAGTTCAAGGACGTGTTCCTCGGCTTCGACAAGCGTCCCTACACGCGCGCGACCACCTCGCAGAAGTGCATCCGCGCCGGCGGCAAGCACAACGACCTCGACAACGTCGGTTACACCGCGCGCCACCACACGTTCTTCGAGATGCTCGGGAACTTCTCCTTCGGCGACTACTTCAAGCACGACGCCATCCATTTCGCCTGGGAGCTTCTCACCAAGCACTTCATGCTCCCGGCCGAAAAGCTCTGGGTGACGGTCTACGCCGAAGACGACGAAGCCTATGACATCTGGAACAAGGAAGTCGGCGTCCCGGCCGAGCGCATCGTGCGCATCGGCGACAACAAGGGCGCCCGCTACATGTCCGACAACTTCTGGATGATGGGCGACACGGGTCCGTGCGGTCCCTGCTCGGAAATCTTCTACGACCACGGCGACAGCGTCCAGGGCGGCCCTCCGGGCTCCCCCGACGAAGACGGCGACCGCTACATCGAGATCTGGAATCTCGTCTTCATGCAGTTCTACCGCGACGAAAAGGGCGTGATGCACAAGCTGCCGAAGCCCTCGATCGACACGGGCATGGGGCTTGAACGCATCGCGGCCGTGCTGCAGGGCGTGCACAACAACTACGACATCGACCTCTTCAAGAATCTCCTCGCCGCCGCCAAGGCTGCCGTCGAGAGCGTGAGCGTCGGTGAAGTGGACGCGACGTCGCCCTCCCTCAAGGTGATCGCCGACCACATCCGCGCCTGCGCCTTCTCGGTTGCCGACGGCATTGTCCCCGGCAACGAAGGCCGCGCCTACGTGCTGCGTCGCATCTGCCGCCGCGCCATCCGCCACGGCTACAAGCTCGGTGCGCGCGCGCCCTTCTTCTACAAGCTCGTCGACGCGGTCGTCGCCGAGATGGGCGAAGCCTACCCCGAACTCAAGAACCCGAAGATCGCCGCCGTGCTCGAAGACGAAGAACGCCGCTTCTTCGCGACGATCACGAAGGGTATGGAACTCCTCGAAGACGCGATCGCCAAGTGCACGAACGGGTGCCTCGACGGCGAAATCCTCTTCAAGCTCCACGACACGTACGGCTTCCCCGCCGACCTTACGGGCGACGTGTGCCGCGAACGCGGTCTCACGATCGACACCGAAGGGTTCGACCGCGCCATGGAACGCCAGCGCGCCGCGGCGCGTGCGAGCGCCAAATTCAAGATGGCGGCAGGCCTCGAATACTCGGGCGCCGACACGGTCTTCACGGGGTACGACACGCTCGTTGAAACCGGTGCGAAGGTGATCGGTCTCTACCGCGACGGCGAAGCCGTCGAACACGTCGACGCGGGCGAAGACTGCGTCGTCGTCTTCGACCGCACGCCCTTCTACGCCGAATCGGGCGGTCAGACGGGCGACAAGGGCGAAGCGAAGAACGCCACGTCGCTCCTCGAAGTGCTCGACACCTTCAAGGTGAAGGCGGCCGTCACGGGCGAACACTGCCACGTGCACGAAGGCGGCGTCTCGCTCGGCGACACGTTCGATCTGCGCGTCAACGAAGAGCTGCGCGAAGCCACGATGCGCAACCACTCCGTGACGCACATCATGCACAAGGCCCTGCGCACGGTCCTCGGCGACGGCGTCGCCCAGAAGGGTTCGCTCGTTTCGCCCAAGTCGACGCGCTTCGACTTCTCGTATCCGAAGCCCCTCACGGCCGACGAAATCCGTCAGGTCGAAACGATCGTCAACGCCGAAATCCTTCGCAACACCGAAGTCGAAACGCGCGTTCTGCCGATCGACGAAGCCAAGGAAACGGGCGCCGTCATGCTCTTCGGCGAAAAATACGGTGAAACCGTGCGCGTGCTCAATATCGGCACGTCCGTCGAATTCTGCGGCGGCACGCACGTCAAGCGCACCGGCGACATCGGCTTCTTCAAGGTCGTGAGCGAAGCTGGGATCGCCGCGGGCGTTCGCCGCATCGAAGCCGTCACCGGCACCGAGGCGCTCCGTTTCGTTCAGGAACAGGCCGAACTGCTGAGCGAAAGCGCTCACCGCTTCAAGGCTCCGGTCTCCGAACTCCCCGGCAAGATCGACGACCTGATGCAGACGCAGAAGGCCCTCGAAAAGGCCCTCGAACAGCTGAAGAGCCGCATGGCCGCCAAGCTCGGCGACACGCTCGTCGAGCAGGCCGTCGACGTCAAGGGCGTCAAGGTGCTCGTCGCCCGCATGGACGGCGCGGACGCCAAGGCCCTTCGTGAAACGATGGACAAGGTGAAGGACAAGCTCGGTACGGCCGCGGCCGTGCTCGCGAGCGTCGTCGACGGCCGCGTGCAGCTTGCCGCGGGCGTCACGAAGAACCTCACCGACCGCGTCAAGGCGGGCGAACTCGTCAACTTCGTCGCCCTCCAGGTGGGCGGCAAGGGCGGCGGCAAGCCCGACATGGCCATGGCCGGCGGGTCGGATGCCTCGAAGCTCGACGAAGCGCTCGCTGGCGTTGCGTCCTGGGTCGAAGCCAAGCTCTGAGAAGGACGGGGGACATGACCGTCGAAACGTTTGTCCCGGGTTGCACCCCCTCGGAAGCCTCGAGCGAAACGCTCGATCTTCCGGGACTCGCCTGCCCGATGCCCGTTTTGAAAACCAAAAAGCGCCTCGCCGCCCTGGCGGCGGGCGCACGGTTGCGGGTGATCTCCACCGATCCGCACAGTCTTCGCGATCTGGCGGAATTCTGCCGTCAGACCGGTCACGTGTTGCTCGAACAACACGAAGAGACAACGGCGGACGGCGTTCGTTACGTAACGGACATTCGCAAGCGATACGAATAACGCCCCCCTGACTGCGAGGCCCGGTTTCGACCGGGCTTCGTCGTCTCGGAGGCTTTTTCCTTGTTGATTTTCTCCGATTCCTTTCCCGGAACGTCTTTGCGCGCACCTCCTTCCCGGAGACGCTTTTCGCCATGATCAGCGACCAAACCCGAGGCATCGTCCTCGCGTCCTCCGCCGGCCTGTGCTGGGGTTGCATGAGCGTTGCCGCTCAGTACCTCTTCACGGATCTCGGCTTCACGCCCGAGGACCTCGTCGCACTGCGGCTCCTTGCTTCGGGCGCCCTCCTCATTGCGATCGACTTCCTTCTCAATCCCCGCAACGTCGTCGCTCCCGTCTTGCGGCGCGAGAACCTGCCCGCGGTCCTTCTTTACGGCGCGGGCGTTCTGAGCGGGCAGTACACGTTCTTCCTCTCGATCGCGCACACGAATGCGGGGACCGCCGCGATTCTGGTCGGAACGCAGCCGCTCATGATCCTTCTCTGGCTCGCCGTTCACGACGGGCGACGCATCACGCCCCGAGAAGCTTTTTGTCTGCTTCTTGCGCTTTTCGGCGTCGGCTGCCTCGTGACGAAGGGCGATCTCTCTTCGCTCGACTTTTCGGTTGCGGGCGTCCTCTTCGGGCTTCTGTCCGCCGCCTCGGGCGCCTTTTCGACGATTCAACCGCGAAACGTTTTGAGGCGTATCGGCGCGGGCCTCACGGCGGGCTGGGGACTCTTTGCGGGCGGCTGCATCATGGCCGTCTTCAATCCGCCCTGGGCCGCACGCGTCGCATGGACCTGGGAGGCCGCGGCCGCGTGCTGCGTCGTCATCCTGATCG
It encodes:
- a CDS encoding helix-turn-helix domain-containing protein, which gives rise to MSLSTLRVTCSNCNMRDSCLPIGLTLKEVERLEDLVSERRRVKRGAPLYRAGDRFRALYVVRLGFVKGVVMGSDGREQVSAFYMAGDMLGIDGIPNAVHTMDLIALEDTEVCVIPYARIEECAVAVHAVGSHLMKTLAREVVRQNNHMLLLGSMHAEERLAYFLLSLSQRFEQRGYSRSEFVLRMTRAEIGSFLGLKLETVSRVLSRFAHDGLIEVNQKHVRIFDSSGLRSIISGATGEAYEEVVPLVQVPVDESFVGGASYSGPAERSVD
- a CDS encoding sulfurtransferase TusA family protein, translating into MTVETFVPGCTPSEASSETLDLPGLACPMPVLKTKKRLAALAAGARLRVISTDPHSLRDLAEFCRQTGHVLLEQHEETTADGVRYVTDIRKRYE
- the hemN gene encoding oxygen-independent coproporphyrinogen III oxidase — translated: MTTPETSGVELPEMDLLRKFDVPAPRYTSYPTADRFNASFGVEDYERALAGRADEKHPADLSLYVHVPFCNDVCYYCGCNKIVTRDHGRSAEYIETIGREADLVKEHITGPQELAQLHFGGGTPTFLTNDELAHMMETLTKRFPLAARGEFSIEVDPRTCPPEKVKKLRELGLNRMSCGVQDFNPDVQKAINRIQPFEETKATIDAARECGFESVNMDLIYGLPKQTRATFSETIDKVLELSPDRIALYHYAHLPNHFKAQRRILPADLPDTVEKVHIMFDAITRLTQNGYRYIGMDHFAKEDDELSRAQIEGTLQRNFQGYSTMAECDMVALGVSSISKIGRAYACNPRELDDYYAAIREGRLATNRGYWLNDDDDLRRYVIMQIMCNFELKKKDVEERFGIKFDETFAYEWSKMKPYVKHGLVELYEDRLVVSAKGKIFVRAVAMQFDRYLRESDRAGGYSRIA
- a CDS encoding DMT family transporter, producing MISDQTRGIVLASSAGLCWGCMSVAAQYLFTDLGFTPEDLVALRLLASGALLIAIDFLLNPRNVVAPVLRRENLPAVLLYGAGVLSGQYTFFLSIAHTNAGTAAILVGTQPLMILLWLAVHDGRRITPREAFCLLLALFGVGCLVTKGDLSSLDFSVAGVLFGLLSAASGAFSTIQPRNVLRRIGAGLTAGWGLFAGGCIMAVFNPPWAARVAWTWEAAAACCVVILIGTVVAFWCYLASTKYVSPAVTGLLVSFEPLSAVVLSALLLGVTFGAWELAGAGAILANLVLLSLRRSR
- a CDS encoding LysR family transcriptional regulator — its product is MTSPNLDIDMMRLFKALCDCGSLSLAAKELNVSIPAASRLLAKLRQVFGEDLFLRGAHGMTPTTRAMELYVPIAGMLASYGKLFVCAVPEPGSIAKTIRIGARSELDFTYLDTALAHVLAKAPNLSLELSAFGDDLEAALLSNRIDLAFGTRDALGALPAKGADEASVDVIGRDALVHVTGCAHPLAEEARVRVLEESDLRGCRRVCVAGVTDVKDEEKREAPGGEGSGEEGPALACANLSTALAMLGANVLRATLPFSWARRLMLEGRAAILGRVEGSVIEPVFVRCRPRVSDPVLNWFASEVRRTFCSEVARLDAWPEVQKEAAPEAKSDVEAGVV
- the ugpQ gene encoding glycerophosphodiester phosphodiesterase is translated as MAPWPFLRIAAHRGSGTMAPENTLEGFRTGLRYGFKAMETDAMLAKDGVPVLMHDEKFGRTILDDDRSVPELTSLEVRTLDAGRWFAPQYAGVPPAGFEQAVRWCRANDVWLNIEIKPAAGAELETGRVVGRLTAELYADLVREGGDRQERINPKAPLFSSFKPDALRGALETAPDIPRGFLVDKIPDNWRELLAELRCVALHCNHKRITPEFVREVKDLGYWVFCYTVNDPKRVEELFRWGVDGLCTDRLDLVRPYA
- the alaS gene encoding alanine--tRNA ligase, which translates into the protein MKVADIRRTFLKFYESKGHTIVHSSPVVPGNDPTLLFTNAGMNQFKDVFLGFDKRPYTRATTSQKCIRAGGKHNDLDNVGYTARHHTFFEMLGNFSFGDYFKHDAIHFAWELLTKHFMLPAEKLWVTVYAEDDEAYDIWNKEVGVPAERIVRIGDNKGARYMSDNFWMMGDTGPCGPCSEIFYDHGDSVQGGPPGSPDEDGDRYIEIWNLVFMQFYRDEKGVMHKLPKPSIDTGMGLERIAAVLQGVHNNYDIDLFKNLLAAAKAAVESVSVGEVDATSPSLKVIADHIRACAFSVADGIVPGNEGRAYVLRRICRRAIRHGYKLGARAPFFYKLVDAVVAEMGEAYPELKNPKIAAVLEDEERRFFATITKGMELLEDAIAKCTNGCLDGEILFKLHDTYGFPADLTGDVCRERGLTIDTEGFDRAMERQRAAARASAKFKMAAGLEYSGADTVFTGYDTLVETGAKVIGLYRDGEAVEHVDAGEDCVVVFDRTPFYAESGGQTGDKGEAKNATSLLEVLDTFKVKAAVTGEHCHVHEGGVSLGDTFDLRVNEELREATMRNHSVTHIMHKALRTVLGDGVAQKGSLVSPKSTRFDFSYPKPLTADEIRQVETIVNAEILRNTEVETRVLPIDEAKETGAVMLFGEKYGETVRVLNIGTSVEFCGGTHVKRTGDIGFFKVVSEAGIAAGVRRIEAVTGTEALRFVQEQAELLSESAHRFKAPVSELPGKIDDLMQTQKALEKALEQLKSRMAAKLGDTLVEQAVDVKGVKVLVARMDGADAKALRETMDKVKDKLGTAAAVLASVVDGRVQLAAGVTKNLTDRVKAGELVNFVALQVGGKGGGKPDMAMAGGSDASKLDEALAGVASWVEAKL